From the Rhinoraja longicauda isolate Sanriku21f chromosome 5, sRhiLon1.1, whole genome shotgun sequence genome, the window CCAGAAATGATGATGCTCAGTTTCTCAAGAATACTGGATGATGTAGAGGTTGAAGTTTCTCTGAACGTGCATATTCAAATATCATTAGTTCAGTATGTAGACCACTGGAGTAAAATGGAAAGAAGTCTATCAAAGCAAACGTGGGGGATTTGAATGTAGAGCAGACACACAGGGAAATAAAGGGTGCACACATGGGCACTGAACTATGTTTAAAAGTGTGGATTTACATACAGGGTggacagctgctgcctcagtgccaggcaCTCGGGTTCAAAccagaccttgggtgctatctgtgtggagtttgcacaatctccctgtaTTGGGTTCAGTTGGCTTTCttccgggtgatccagtttcctcccacatcccaaagacatgagggtttgtagacaatagacaataggtgcaggaggaggccattcagcccttcgagccagcaccgccattcaatgcgatcatggctgatcactctcgatcagtacctcgttcctgccttctccccataccccctcactccgctatccttaagagctctatccagctctctcttgaaagcatccaacgaactggcctccactgccttctgaggcagagaattccacaccttcaccactctctgactgaaaaagttcttcctcatctccgttctaaatggcctaccccttattcttaaactgtggccccttgttctggactcccctaacattgggaacatgtttcctgcctctaatgtgtccaatcccctaattatcttatatgtttcaataagattgtagattaattggtctctataAAATTGCTTCTAGTGTGCAGCAAGTgggtgagaaattgggataatatAAAATTTGTGTGAACGCATGatggatggccagcatggacttggtgggccgatgggcctgtttccatgttgtatccctgaacaaaactatttttaaaaacctGGTTTCCTTGGTAATTGCTGACCACCATAATTTAAACTTGTTCAGATTCACCGAAATAGATTCTTGAATTTCAGTGTAGAAATGTATCCTTAACTGCATGTACTACATGCACAATATGGTGGTGTAAATAATACTCCACATTCAAAATTTGACTTGTCTGTGCAAAGGACAAACCTTGGAAGGAGAACAAACGTAACCTTACTGAACACTGAGAGCATCTGACTGAGGGAGAATTTCCCTGAGGACGAGTGCCTGGATTGAAGGAAtacaattaattcacaaaatgctggagtaactcagcaggtcaggcagcatctcgggagagaaggaatgggtgacgtttcgggtcgagacccttctgtggaGTAGAACAGTGGCAGTTGTTTTCACGGTTGGTGTGGAGGCAATGGTTGGTGCACAGTGAATGCACCATGGCTCACTGTCCgagggagagagggcacaggTGTCAATGTggcagtgggagaggagaggagaggggagggtctgGGTCTGTGTCAGTGGGAGacctcccgccccctctcccgctCGTCCCTCCTGCACAAGTGTTTGCTGCTCCGCTTGGTCCTCTGCCTGTTCCATCCCTCTGCCATTCTGAGTGGGTCCTGTAAAAGACACCATGTCTCACAGTGTGTGAGGCCAAGAGAATGGCGTGCACAGAGGTCTCTTGCAGATGCAGGccctccctccacctttcccACTGTCACGCTCACTGACCGCAGCCTCTTCGTTGGACTGTGAGCCACTGTGAAGAGTGAGTTTAGCAACAAATGCTAAACAGTGAGTCTCCCCTTGAAGCCAAGTCACAAAGATACCTCGTGACACAGCACAAGACCAATGGGcacaggagcagaactaggccattcagcccatccagtctactcgcTCATTCGATCAAggcagatctatttttccctctcaacaccattctcctgtcttctcaccATAACTTTTGACGCCCTTGCTACTCAAGAACCCATcgatctccactttaaatatacccaatgtctTAGCTTCCACAGCAgaacgtggcaatgaattccacgaattcaccatcgtctggctaaagaaatttttcctcaactccattctgaagctactttcttttattctgaggctgtgccctctggtcctagattctcccattattggaaacatcctttcctcctcacctccattctacaaAAGATGCTTTTGTGGAAAACTGGCATGTCAGCCAGGAGTGGCAATGCATTCGTTGTCTTCAGGTGAAGTTCTAGGAGTTCTCCAGTGAATGCTGCTCAATAGATGTTGAGTTCTTGAGAGTGTGGGGGATATCCCCAACCTGGAAAGGTTGTAAATTGAAGCACAAACCAATGCAAAATACCATTAAACTTCTCCAAAGAGTGCCAGCAGGCATCCGATGTTGAAAGAAACTATTCCACTACCTTCAGACATTTGTTTCCCGCCTTGACTCCAGCTCCTTTACACAAGGTGATCTTCTGACCTAAATGGCAGATAACCTCGTGTTTTTGGCTCAAATCCCTCATCATAGACATCTCTTTAATACTCTTGCGTCTCAGAGATTCGGCAAAATGTGCATCCCCTGTTAGTGATTGCAGGAGTTCACACCTCCAGTGCAATAAACAGAACAAGAATCTCAAATACTAAGTCAATGGCATTATGTAATCCTCACTTTCTCCAAAAAATTTTTTACAATAAGTTCAAAACAAAGAACCAGTTGAACAGAAGgttttgccttttgcagtatctcTTACACATCATTGTTGCATTTTAGACTGAGGCCTTCAAAATACAATCACATTGAGTGCAAGCTTAGCACATTATATTTTGGGTTGCTGTTGATGTATTAAACTTGTTAACATCAGCATCAGCGTGGCATTACAGCAATTTCAATGGGAATGTTTTTAATTTCTTATTTTTTAGATTTGAATGTCCCCACAAACTTCTGCATCAATTTTTCAAACTTGTTTTCATGATGGGATGCCGCTGGGCGTGCATGATTTCCTTGAACCGTAAACAATCGTAAACTGTGGTGTCCGTCATTGGCAGCTGAGGTATTGTTGCTACGATTTAGTGGATGTTTTGGCAATGGATTTGAAACAGTTTCTTCTAGGGTCGGCTTACTATTTTGTGTTGTGTATTGCTTTTCAAAACGGCTGAAAACTCTCCGCTCATTGGGCTGCATCTTTGTGGTGTTGATTTTGGGTTGGGTCTCCTCGGTGTAGGTCCTATTTACCTGAGAAGAGTATGATACTGTGGAACTGGAACTTGTGTTCTCCTGTCTGATCTGCACTTTTTCTGTGGAAAATCTTGGAGTGGACTCCTCTCCCATCGACCCAAAATCTTTCGCTTGCAAGTGGGTATTTGCATTTTGCTGCACGTTCTTACTGGATCGAGCAAGTTGTGGAGTGTTTGTGGAATTTGAAGATATGCTCGCCCTCTTAACACTTTCCTCATTCCAAGTAAGATTTCTCCTTTCGTGACGGTCATCTTCTGAGGTCAACGTATCAGTGCTGCTACCCATTTTGTAGGATGCAGCGGATCCTCTGCTTCTCGATCCGTGATCTCTCTTCTCAGTCGAGATGTTGAGTAGCGATCTGATTTTGTTTGAGCTCTTCTTAATGAAAGTCGAATGTTGGTCGTGCGTTTTGCCGTTTCCCTGCAAATGCCAGATCCTTGGAGATTCACTCCCCGTCATATTGCTCAGAGTTGGGATTGATAATGTCCTGCCAACAGCAGCGTTCATGTTTGATTTGGGCACAGCTGAGCTTTGTTCATTTTCATGCGTTTGGAACTTCTGACTAAAACTATGTTGACGTTGGAGGTTGGAAGTTTGATTCAACTCTGTGTCACTTTGGAAAGTGTTTAAAGCTGCAGATCGCTGGTCCAACACTGCCTCACCTGGTGCTTTCAAATAATCCAGCGAGTTCTTTTTATCTGTAATAAACAATGAATGTATGGTTTTGTTTGCTGCAAGGCCTTGTGGAGTTGTTGGCATGGAACCTGGACCTGTTGTTGAAGATGTTGAGTCAGAGTTATGACTGCTGGTGCCCTCCTGCCCTAATTGAGAAGTCTTGTATATAATTGAAGCACGCAACCTGGAATGCAccagacttggattggtttcgaCTTCTGCTTTGCCCATTAATTCTGAATGTCCTTGCACTCTGTGGCCAATGGAGTTCACTCCCCTGTCCATCATGCTGGGAGCCATATGTTCAAATGGGTCAACGATGGAGTTTGTTTGTGAAGCATTGGGTTCATTTAAGTAACTTTCTATCCTCCCGTTCTGCAGCCCTGTCCTTTTCATGCTCTCCAGAGTGGGCAGCTTGTAGGTGGAGGGCAATTGGAGCATATTGGGCCCGTGGTAAGTGTTCCGCATTCTTGAGCTCCTTTCGAAATTTGGCATCTTTCTTTCCTGAGTCCGCTGCTCAAAGAATTTCCCATGTGTTCGTTGCATAAAATCACCTCGGATTGAAGAACTTGCGCTTTCATTTTCCTCCAGTAAATTATGGCTGCTTCGTTGAAATAAGGGTCGGTGATTTGCTGATTGATTCAACAGAAGTTTGGCTGATGTTTCCTGCTGCTCCCCAGCATAGCTGTGCCTTTTCCAATAATCACTCTTCTCATAACCCTGGTAACGACCCACTCTATTCATTGGATCCATTTCATTTGTAATGAAAGGCTTGGTGAACACAGTCCGAGGGTTCAATCTGTTGTTGGTGTTATCCCACTCATTTTGCTGTACATTGCGTCCTACATTAAGCTTTTGATACAAGGTGTCGAGGGTGTGCCTCGTGGGGTTCGCTCGGCTGAAAGGCTGGTGCGGATTGGAAGATGAAGCATTCGACTTCACCGAATGTTGGAAAATGTCACGGCTAATTCCGTTTCGAAAGGTCAGTGGTTGCCTTTTCTCTACTTTATTTTCTGTCTCGAACATGCTAGGGACATCGGAACGGGCATATATTGTCCGAAACTCTTCGTCGTATGATTCCACCAGCTGCCCAGTGATCACCTGCACCATACTAAGGTGTATCTTTTCAAAGGACCACATGAAACTGAAAAagaataattcattcattttagTTGCATAAAGACCCTGTTCTTGTACTAtgttttttctatgtttaaaGGAAAATCATGTAAACCCAATTCAGAATTATGTAGCCATGCTATAGTAAAACTCCAATATTTGCCACATTTGAGACGTTGGTGAAATCAGTTCAGCCAatactctgtgtaggaaggaactgcagatgctggtttatactgaaggtatcacaaaatgctggagtaactcagcaggacaggcagcatctaggagagagggaatgggtgacgtttcgggtcgagacccatcttcagactgatgtcgggggcaggaaaaagaaaggatataggtggagacaggaagacagtggaagaactgggaagggggaggggaagcaagggacagaggaactatctaaagttggagaagtcaatgtgcagacctttgggctgtaagctgcccaagcgaaatatgaggtgctgttcttccaatttccggtgggcctcactatggcactggaggaggcccatgacagaaaggccagagtgggagggggagttgaagtgctcagctaaccgggagatcaggttggttaaggcggactgagcgaaggtgttgagcaaaacgatcaccgagcctgcatttggtcttgctgatgtagagaagttaacatctagagcagcggatacaatagatgaagttggaagaggtgcaggtgaacctctgtctcacctggaaaaactgtttgggtccttggatggagtgttACTTCAGTGAGCTAGTAAGTTTAAAGGAAGCGGATGAAGAGACCAGGTTAGTTTAAGGGaagtttagggcagcacagtggagttgttgccttacagtgccagagaccccagttcgatcctgacgacaggtgctgtatGGAGTTCGCCCCGTGACTGCgagggtttcatcccacattccaaagatgtgtgggtttgtaggttaattggcttcagtaaattgtccctggtgtgtaggatagaactgatgTACGGATGATTGCAGATtctgtgggcaaaagggcctgtttccacgctgtatctctaaactaagataaaCTATTTTTTAAGAACAGTGTGAGGAAAAAGTATGAGAACCAGAACAAAattcaaattgctggaggaactcagtgagtcaggcagcatccataacggaatggacagatgactgttTCAGATAAGGGATTGGGCATCATTACAAGCATCACCCAGTAAGCCAGATGCCAAATCAAAATGAGTTTCACATAGTCAGATACGATACTTTATTTAttctggagggaaattggtctgccaacagtcaaaagATACAGTTACTAGGCTTTGAGAGTGTCatgtgcattataataataatgaaatttaagtgaccagttattgcacagCCACTATGTAATATTAGAGAATTATTGgcgtttacttacatttacaaatAAATCTCCATCTGAGGGTGTGATGACACTCTCAAATGCAGAGCTTTAAGGATACCACCTGAACTCTTAACCTGTACTAATGGTCTgccttttttaaatgttttaaatatagGATAAATCAGTAAGTTTAGGTTGCTGGATCAACATCATTATGTAATAACATGGCTAATGCATTGACTTTACActttagtgatgcagcgtggtAAAAGAGCTTTCAGCCCACTGCGTCAGTGCCGACCTGTGCAGTATGCACTATTCCCCAtgcactaggactatcctacacattcgggataatttacaattaactacaaacctatacgtctttggagtgtgggagtaaaccggagcacccggagaaaacccacatggccacagggagaacgtacaaacttcataaagtcagcactcatagtcaggatcaaaacatagtctggcgctgtaaggcaacaactctaccgctgcaccacagtgccacccctgtGTGCACTCTGCCACATAGCTAGCAATATTAACTATTAATAGCTGCACAGGTAATTCCATCGACTGCGTAGTAAAGAGGCGAGATccactgccttccagcaccaaagatctgggttcgatcctgacgtccgGAGCTGCCtacgtggagtttgtacattttccttgtgaccgCAGGGAG encodes:
- the LOC144593947 gene encoding protein FAM83B-like, giving the protein MNLSSHISSLGDDYKSNDYVEPHYKEWYRLAIDKLVDEDISGYEKFLANEGLCPFLAEEEIYFIKDNIRKLAPTSISSPEEDTDGSSSGTYWPLESDSEVPDLDMGWPYVVKCLENQTKIELRFHPPREDSPTIKEIVRKLIKNGRQVIAIVMDMFTDIDIFKEVLDAAARGVSVYIVLDDSNFKHFTTMCEKQGVHLQRLMNIRIRTVKGIDYLCRSGSKFHGKMMEKFLLVDCKTVVYGTYSFMWSFEKIHLSMVQVITGQLVESYDEEFRTIYARSDVPSMFETENKVEKRQPLTFRNGISRDIFQHSVKSNASSSNPHQPFSRANPTRHTLDTLYQKLNVGRNVQQNEWDNTNNRLNPRTVFTKPFITNEMDPMNRVGRYQGYEKSDYWKRHSYAGEQQETSAKLLLNQSANHRPLFQRSSHNLLEENESASSSIRGDFMQRTHGKFFEQRTQERKMPNFERSSRMRNTYHGPNMLQLPSTYKLPTLESMKRTGLQNGRIESYLNEPNASQTNSIVDPFEHMAPSMMDRGVNSIGHRVQGHSELMGKAEVETNPSLVHSRLRASIIYKTSQLGQEGTSSHNSDSTSSTTGPGSMPTTPQGLAANKTIHSLFITDKKNSLDYLKAPGEAVLDQRSAALNTFQSDTELNQTSNLQRQHSFSQKFQTHENEQSSAVPKSNMNAAVGRTLSIPTLSNMTGSESPRIWHLQGNGKTHDQHSTFIKKSSNKIRSLLNISTEKRDHGSRSRGSAASYKMGSSTDTLTSEDDRHERRNLTWNEESVKRASISSNSTNTPQLARSSKNVQQNANTHLQAKDFGSMGEESTPRFSTEKVQIRQENTSSSSTVSYSSQVNRTYTEETQPKINTTKMQPNERRVFSRFEKQYTTQNSKPTLEETVSNPLPKHPLNRSNNTSAANDGHHSLRLFTVQGNHARPAASHHENKFEKLMQKFVGTFKSKK